A single window of Anaerocolumna chitinilytica DNA harbors:
- a CDS encoding YkgJ family cysteine cluster protein, whose amino-acid sequence MDCRIGCGACCIAPSISSPIPGMPQGKPAGVRCIQLTEDNKCKLFKDARRPKVCGSLTPSFEICGTDKEEALLYWKNLEALTK is encoded by the coding sequence ATGGATTGTAGAATCGGGTGCGGCGCATGCTGCATCGCCCCTTCAATTTCTTCCCCTATTCCTGGAATGCCACAGGGTAAACCAGCCGGAGTACGCTGTATTCAACTTACAGAAGACAATAAATGCAAACTATTCAAAGATGCCAGGCGCCCTAAAGTCTGCGGCAGCCTTACTCCCTCCTTTGAAATATGCGGTACTGATAAGGAAGAAGCACTTCTATATTGGAAGAACCTCGAAGCCCTTACAAAATAA
- a CDS encoding peptidoglycan-binding domain-containing protein, with protein sequence MDNTDKTLRPIVKDQYYGNLQIQVVCEAGRRPIDTATIKIYDRQNPDELIESLTTDISGITKIIALKAPLLEYSMEPSEPMPYSEYLVVASAPGLQTVIIDGVQILPETTSIQLIRLPVLDSTNETSKVYVIGPHFLYGGYPIKVFEPEVKEMPETDATITIPEYLIVHNGIPSDASAPDYYVEYKDYIKNVVSSIAYANWTKESLYAVILSVLSFSLNRYFTNWYQRQGYSFHITSSTAYDQLWLFRRNIYENISIAVDYMFNLFLARPGILQPILTQSCRGNILDCPNMMSLWGAKALADTGYDTMYILHFYYGDTLYISYSNDIDSVDFPWQGEPLKKGSQDGNIRGLQKMLNLLARVYPAIPLLEEDNIYGPMTEAAVTDFQRIAHLPETGVVDSATWYSLTTFYNTLMSAEQRCQ encoded by the coding sequence ATGGATAATACCGATAAAACATTGCGGCCGATCGTAAAGGATCAATATTACGGAAATCTTCAGATACAGGTAGTTTGTGAAGCCGGTCGCAGGCCTATCGATACTGCTACCATTAAGATTTATGACAGACAAAATCCTGATGAACTAATAGAAAGTCTTACCACTGATATCTCCGGTATTACTAAAATAATCGCACTGAAAGCCCCATTATTGGAATATAGTATGGAGCCCTCCGAACCAATGCCATACTCTGAATATTTAGTGGTGGCGAGTGCTCCTGGTCTTCAGACAGTTATTATCGATGGAGTTCAGATACTACCGGAAACAACTTCCATTCAATTAATCCGTCTTCCAGTGCTGGACAGTACAAATGAAACCTCAAAAGTATATGTAATCGGCCCGCATTTCCTCTATGGTGGTTATCCCATAAAGGTATTCGAACCGGAGGTAAAAGAAATGCCGGAAACAGATGCTACCATCACGATACCTGAATATCTAATCGTACATAATGGTATACCAAGTGACGCATCCGCTCCGGACTATTATGTTGAATACAAGGACTATATTAAAAATGTAGTCTCAAGTATAGCCTATGCCAATTGGACAAAGGAATCCCTTTATGCCGTAATTCTCTCGGTTCTGTCATTTTCTCTTAACCGTTATTTTACTAACTGGTATCAAAGACAGGGCTACTCTTTTCACATAACTTCCTCTACCGCTTATGACCAGTTATGGCTCTTTCGCCGGAACATCTATGAGAATATCAGCATTGCTGTAGACTACATGTTCAATTTATTTTTGGCGAGACCCGGTATCCTGCAGCCAATCCTGACACAAAGCTGCCGTGGGAATATCCTCGACTGCCCTAATATGATGTCACTTTGGGGTGCCAAAGCACTGGCTGATACCGGCTACGATACCATGTATATCCTCCATTTTTATTACGGAGATACTCTTTATATCAGTTACAGCAATGACATCGACAGTGTGGATTTTCCTTGGCAGGGGGAGCCTCTAAAAAAAGGAAGCCAGGATGGAAATATACGCGGGCTGCAAAAAATGCTCAATCTCTTAGCCCGTGTTTATCCCGCAATTCCCTTATTAGAGGAAGACAATATCTACGGTCCTATGACAGAAGCCGCTGTAACGGACTTTCAGAGAATAGCCCATTTGCCGGAAACAGGGGTGGTAGATTCTGCCACCTGGTATTCTCTCACCACCTTTTATAATACTCTCATGAGTGCTGAGCAGCGCTGTCAATAA
- a CDS encoding HelD family protein: MENVKMGESPLAERHEELRSEWEREDEHLKECVQIIQYNVETQSAELTKVRAETKEMYDNYRSNNPELHNDLVMGISRQTDLERSLSKNIAALKKPFFGRIDYRELGMEVKEGLEEEEEKKQFSLYIGKNGVSKSSTEIIVVDWRAPVSSVYYDSDVGESSYLSPYGDKIHIGLDLKRTFEIAESKLVDYYDTDVIANDEFLTKYLGKNKEVVLGEIIATIQKEQNDIIRDTPWHSVIVQGVAGSGKTTVAMHRISYILYNYKERCRSDEFYIIGSNKMLLNYITGVLPNLDVYNINQMTLEEFLISLLDKDFDLKKKKYKLISPFAKSCSKIKEKSDTRTLLKRYKGSLDFIKALEYYLEWYESTIIRPEDIIYHDKNIYPENEIREFLTIFKEKPLSEKQELLNKRLVSKVKLINEREQQEKEIISIETKKYKEYFGKKNTKYNLEEMYLEFLKSLLEADKFKSFGYSIPGNDVVKLLISDFTAKEIDIYDLAMLTFLKRRLKETRDFEFVSHIIVDEAQDFGVSVFYCMKQLFAECTYTIMGDITQNIHYDTGMNDWESLRQKVFSEEKDKFYVLAKSYRNTVEISNYASRVLRHATFKTYEIEPIIRHGNEVSIYQALEETEMILKTAEIINHSKEAGYTTQAVICRTEEETKFVHSKLKEFITLEPLKEDMEEMNFTNGIMVLPIHMTKGLEFDSVLLWNPDINNYEKNDADAKLLYVAITRALHELHIVYMGELAELLR; this comes from the coding sequence ATGGAGAATGTAAAAATGGGCGAAAGCCCTTTGGCGGAAAGACATGAAGAGCTAAGAAGTGAGTGGGAAAGGGAAGATGAGCATTTAAAGGAATGTGTACAGATCATACAGTATAATGTGGAAACACAGAGTGCGGAACTTACAAAGGTTCGTGCCGAAACCAAGGAAATGTATGACAATTACCGGTCCAATAACCCGGAGCTTCACAATGATCTTGTTATGGGAATTAGCAGACAGACGGATTTGGAGCGTTCTCTGAGTAAAAATATTGCGGCACTTAAGAAACCTTTCTTTGGGCGAATCGACTACCGAGAGCTGGGGATGGAGGTAAAAGAAGGACTGGAGGAAGAGGAGGAGAAAAAACAATTCTCCTTATACATTGGGAAAAACGGAGTCAGTAAGAGCAGTACGGAAATCATTGTAGTAGACTGGAGGGCTCCTGTTTCCAGTGTTTATTACGACAGTGATGTGGGTGAAAGCTCCTATCTGTCTCCTTATGGTGACAAGATTCACATTGGACTGGACTTAAAGAGAACCTTTGAGATCGCAGAAAGTAAACTGGTAGACTATTATGATACGGATGTTATAGCAAATGATGAATTTCTTACAAAATACCTTGGTAAAAACAAAGAGGTGGTATTAGGTGAAATCATTGCGACTATCCAAAAAGAGCAGAATGATATTATCAGGGATACACCCTGGCACAGCGTAATTGTGCAGGGAGTTGCGGGAAGCGGTAAGACGACAGTTGCGATGCACCGTATATCCTATATCCTTTATAATTATAAGGAGCGGTGCCGTTCGGATGAGTTTTATATTATCGGCAGTAATAAGATGCTCTTAAATTATATTACGGGGGTTCTGCCTAATCTGGATGTTTATAATATCAACCAGATGACCCTGGAGGAATTCTTAATCTCCCTGTTGGATAAGGACTTTGACCTGAAAAAGAAGAAATATAAACTTATCAGTCCATTTGCAAAAAGCTGTTCAAAGATTAAAGAGAAGTCAGATACCAGAACTTTATTAAAGCGCTATAAAGGTTCTTTGGACTTTATCAAAGCCTTGGAATATTACCTGGAATGGTATGAATCAACTATTATTCGGCCGGAAGACATCATTTATCACGATAAAAACATCTATCCGGAAAATGAAATACGTGAGTTTCTGACGATATTTAAAGAAAAACCCTTGTCAGAAAAGCAAGAGCTCTTAAATAAACGCCTTGTTAGTAAGGTTAAGCTGATAAATGAAAGAGAGCAGCAGGAAAAGGAAATAATCAGTATCGAGACGAAGAAGTACAAAGAGTACTTTGGAAAGAAAAATACGAAATACAACCTGGAAGAGATGTATCTGGAATTTTTAAAAAGTCTGTTGGAAGCAGATAAATTTAAAAGTTTTGGATATTCCATACCGGGTAACGATGTGGTGAAGCTGTTAATCAGTGATTTTACTGCAAAGGAAATCGACATTTATGATCTTGCCATGCTGACCTTCCTAAAGAGAAGACTGAAGGAAACCAGAGATTTTGAATTTGTCAGCCATATTATTGTGGATGAAGCACAGGATTTCGGAGTATCCGTCTTCTATTGTATGAAACAATTATTTGCAGAATGTACCTATACCATTATGGGAGACATTACTCAGAATATTCATTATGACACCGGAATGAACGACTGGGAATCCTTAAGACAGAAGGTATTTTCTGAAGAGAAGGATAAATTCTACGTGCTGGCAAAAAGTTATCGAAACACTGTGGAGATATCAAATTACGCAAGCAGGGTATTACGGCATGCTACTTTTAAAACTTATGAAATTGAACCGATTATCAGACATGGCAATGAGGTTTCTATCTACCAGGCATTAGAAGAGACGGAGATGATTCTTAAAACAGCCGAGATCATAAATCATAGTAAGGAAGCTGGCTATACCACCCAGGCGGTTATTTGCAGGACGGAAGAAGAAACTAAGTTTGTACACAGTAAGCTGAAAGAATTTATAACCCTGGAACCTTTAAAAGAAGATATGGAGGAGATGAATTTTACCAATGGAATCATGGTACTGCCCATTCATATGACAAAAGGTCTGGAATTTGACAGCGTACTTTTATGGAACCCGGACATTAACAATTACGAGAAGAATGATGCAGATGCCAAACTTTTATACGTAGCAATTACCAGAGCCCTTCATGAACTTCATATTGTTTATATGGGAGAACTGGCAGAGCTCCTACGCTAA
- a CDS encoding helix-turn-helix domain-containing protein, which translates to MNGFENRLIQARKDNHFTQEELALRLGVTPQAISKWERGMGYPDIELAVSLSHLLNCSLDYMFQGEERMDFSEKSEGKPSGEVLENILAEPLLLEIGTGLVAAAYEESTGRFAALSDIRKRLAGSLGLLLPKIRIRDREEMDKFSYRILAYDEILYESTFTREEEVSFTQIYTDLEKVSISQYGKIINKQLTKSLTDNLAEKHPEIIKGVVPEKISLIQFQKLLIQIYEKKGNLHNLIKIVELLDEKIDGTKEINKLADDIIRELPV; encoded by the coding sequence ATGAATGGTTTTGAAAACAGATTAATACAGGCAAGAAAAGATAATCATTTTACCCAGGAAGAACTTGCCTTAAGGCTTGGTGTTACACCTCAGGCTATATCGAAGTGGGAGAGAGGGATGGGGTATCCGGATATTGAGCTGGCAGTATCTCTTAGCCACCTTCTAAATTGTTCTCTGGACTATATGTTTCAGGGTGAGGAACGTATGGATTTTTCAGAAAAGAGTGAAGGGAAACCTTCTGGGGAAGTATTGGAGAATATCCTGGCTGAACCTTTGCTGCTAGAAATCGGTACCGGACTGGTAGCAGCTGCATATGAGGAAAGTACCGGAAGATTTGCAGCATTATCGGATATCAGAAAAAGGCTGGCAGGTTCTCTGGGCTTACTGCTGCCAAAGATACGAATCAGAGACAGGGAAGAGATGGATAAGTTCTCCTACCGTATTCTAGCCTATGATGAAATACTATATGAGAGTACCTTTACAAGGGAAGAAGAGGTATCCTTTACACAAATCTACACGGATTTGGAGAAGGTTTCCATCAGCCAATATGGAAAGATAATTAATAAACAACTGACGAAGAGTCTTACAGATAATCTGGCAGAGAAGCACCCCGAAATCATAAAGGGAGTCGTACCGGAGAAAATATCCCTGATACAGTTTCAGAAATTATTAATTCAAATCTACGAGAAAAAAGGGAACTTACATAATCTGATTAAGATCGTGGAATTATTGGATGAAAAGATAGATGGCACAAAGGAGATAAACAAACTTGCTGATGATATTATAAGAGAATTACCGGTGTAA
- a CDS encoding S8 family serine peptidase, producing MSIHIAIIDDGINEDYYNIGQLDYNIEITQDLIIQTRYGYDTYENSHGTTCAAIIRKYAKEVSLSSIKILTKGTQKGLKAQLIRALEWCVEQKIHLVNLSAGSVYYKDFKEIEETIQRVTSKGLIIVAACHNQNIFTAPASFKEVIGVKCDLRDIVKAGEYIYNSYIPDGIDCITGSMHRIKNYNGCEEVTSLCNSYAAPYITFAVSEIIKKRPELSLAEIKQELKHSSNKLLIGTDYYKYQQIKYEQKVINCPTINILNISGNNMKDISNSLRALFRRDGYNAISVCSKNTEEDICNGIIPINNFNEDRADIITDRHILNQVYSIYEPDVMIINLQEQYTIEYLSSSMKEFMEYDIRILMIDEVNDTIRKYINPSVNTINIILQSSPREEDFLMKDYKAFCFKDKSVVNKIYDYILRLLDARQI from the coding sequence ATGAGTATACATATAGCGATTATAGATGATGGAATTAACGAAGATTACTATAATATCGGACAATTGGATTATAATATTGAAATAACGCAAGACCTTATAATCCAAACTAGATACGGCTATGATACCTATGAAAATTCACATGGAACAACCTGCGCTGCTATTATCAGAAAATATGCGAAAGAAGTTAGCTTATCAAGTATAAAAATACTAACGAAAGGTACACAAAAAGGCTTGAAAGCTCAATTGATCAGGGCATTAGAATGGTGTGTGGAACAGAAGATTCACCTGGTGAATTTGAGTGCAGGATCGGTGTATTATAAAGACTTTAAAGAGATTGAAGAAACTATACAAAGAGTTACTTCAAAAGGTCTGATTATTGTAGCGGCATGCCATAATCAAAATATTTTTACAGCACCTGCTTCCTTCAAAGAAGTTATCGGAGTTAAATGTGATTTGAGGGATATAGTGAAAGCTGGCGAATATATTTATAATTCCTATATACCAGATGGCATAGATTGTATTACAGGAAGTATGCACCGGATTAAGAACTATAACGGATGTGAGGAAGTAACATCTTTATGTAACAGTTATGCTGCTCCCTATATAACTTTTGCTGTTAGTGAGATTATAAAGAAAAGGCCGGAATTAAGTCTTGCTGAAATAAAGCAGGAACTAAAACATAGTTCTAATAAATTACTGATAGGAACAGATTATTATAAGTATCAACAGATAAAATATGAACAGAAAGTAATTAATTGTCCCACTATAAATATTCTCAATATTTCCGGTAATAACATGAAAGATATTAGCAACAGTCTGCGTGCATTATTTCGTAGAGATGGATATAATGCTATTTCTGTATGCTCTAAAAATACAGAGGAGGATATTTGTAATGGGATAATACCAATTAATAATTTTAATGAAGATAGGGCAGATATTATAACAGACAGACATATTCTAAATCAAGTTTATAGCATATATGAACCTGATGTAATGATTATTAATCTCCAGGAACAATACACTATAGAATACTTATCATCAAGTATGAAAGAATTTATGGAATATGATATAAGGATATTGATGATTGATGAAGTAAACGATACTATTCGGAAATATATTAATCCTTCTGTAAACACGATTAATATTATTCTACAATCATCACCTAGGGAAGAAGATTTCTTAATGAAGGATTACAAAGCTTTCTGCTTCAAGGATAAAAGCGTTGTTAATAAAATATATGATTATATTTTAAGATTGCTTGATGCAAGACAGATCTGA
- a CDS encoding peptide maturation system acyl carrier-related protein — protein MKMDRISSNYDKAYEKVNRIFLNRFHINIDQKDATFLDIQLLGYDWGFNARDLLYLYFDLEKECNIKIPQEFIIQGKFKTINNIIELLCEVYEREAV, from the coding sequence ATGAAAATGGACAGGATATCGTCAAATTATGATAAGGCGTATGAGAAAGTAAATAGAATTTTCCTGAATAGGTTTCATATTAATATTGATCAAAAAGACGCTACATTTTTAGATATACAGTTGTTGGGATACGATTGGGGATTTAATGCAAGAGACTTACTTTATCTCTACTTTGATCTTGAAAAAGAATGTAATATTAAGATTCCACAAGAGTTTATTATACAAGGTAAATTTAAAACCATTAACAACATTATAGAACTTTTATGTGAAGTGTACGAAAGGGAAGCAGTTTAA